GTCCACGAGCGGCGTCCATGGCAGCGATGTATCGCTTGAGGAAGAGCTGCAGTTCACCCTCATGGGCGAGGAGATCCATCATGACTTCTGTGTCGACCCTGTTATTTCCAAGTACATTAGCCCCGATATGTTTAAAGTTGGTATAGTATCAGGAAAGAAAGAAGGAAGGAGCGACACGAACACTTTCTCCTTTACCGCGCGGTCAATGATGGCCTTGCAGCGACGCGCTTTCTCCAGGGACATCTCCAATATGGTGATCAGTGGCTGCGCATCATCCGACATGCCAGGGTGGAGGATCGACATCGCGAGCATGACTAGGTTGGCATGCCGAAGCGCTTCTTCCGCATGCTCAACGTAGCCTTCCGGGCTATCAATAAGCAAAGAATGTAGGACGGATTGTTTTCTAGAATCCAGTCTGGGTTCCAGGAGCAGCGCCGCAGCAGCCTTCTCCACGTGAGAGCGTGGAGCTTCAGAGAGGAACAGCGTCATGACTGAATTGAACCGCGATTCGAGTTCTTCTGCGAGGTATTAACATGTGGAAGGTACGGGGCGAGGCAATTGGGCTGGCTTACCTCTGCCGAAATCGGGTGGCTCTGTTCCGTTGGGAGTAGCCAAGGCTGCAGAGTGTACGTCGTGGTGATAGCGTTCGgggcgagagagagagagagagagaggagtgTACCAAGCTCCAGTTGATGACGTTGAAAAGGTGAGGAGGGCGAGAAAAAGAGGAAGAGAAAGAGAATCAGAAGGAACCCCCCCACCCCCAAATGAGGCAGCATCATCTCAATGGAGGGACCTAGCACAGGCAACCGTGTCTGCCGACTTTTGAAAGTAGGGTCGCGTTGGAAATCTTTGTTTTGAATATCGGTGGATGAGACAAACAAAGACATGGTGAATTCGCTTTCTGGAAATACGAGTGGCGTGTCTGTGAGGAGCGTGCCCCATAGAGCCAACTGGCCGTATGAAGCTGTCAAGTCACCATTGATTTAATTGAGAACAAAACGGTCAACTTCGTATTAGAGCGTGCACATCAGATCATGTGATGGTATATAATCAATTCGACAATGAGTTTGTCGCATCGTATGGCTAAATCCCTCAAGCAGATATTCCTCGCTTCCTGGAGCCATCTAGGGCTTCCACCTGAAAGCAGGGTGCTTCCAATCCAAATCACTCTCTTCTTGTCTCGATAAGCCCTGCAACTCGGCCTCGACGTTTCGGGCCTCACGTCTACGGTTGTCTCGCTTCATCCAGAACAACGTGAGAGTCGAGGTAATCAGAATCATGCTGCAGGTCGCCAGGTTCAATCCGTTGCCGATTGGGTAGTTGGGTGCGTCCCATGGCAAGAAAGCCCACTAAAGCCACGAGTTAGTATACAATCAAAGGCTATAATGAGGAAGGGGGGTAGGCTTACAGTTGAAATGAGGCCTCCCACGTTGCCAAACATAACGTTTGTTCCAATCGCTGCGCTACGTGCCGTGTCGGACACGACATTCGCGGCGACCTGAGCGTTTGTGAGGGCGCCGAGAGCGAATACAGCTGACGTGATGAGGAAAGTGGCACCGTAGCGCACTGAGAGGTCCTTTGAAGCCAGGAACATGATATAACCAATCATTGCTAGCGGTGCAGACATCATGAAGAAGATCTGTCGGCGATCGAGGCGCCAGCTGAGCAGTGGCAGCAGGACGGTGAAGAAGGCTCCAACAACGTAGGGAGGGACGGTGAAGAGTTGTTGGCGCTGAACAGTCGCCGTGGGGTAGATACCCCTGACGATCGTTGGCAGGAAGAAAGCGAGGCCTTGCACAGTGACGTTGTTCAACAGGAAGACAAACGATGTTGCCAACGTAACAGGTGCGAAAATTCCCCGACGGAGCTTCTTGGTGTCCATCTTGTCGAGGACTTGAGTCTGACCAACACGCTCAGAGCGAACACGGGTCTCGGCGAGATCCTTTTCGGCCTCTGTGAGCCAGCGAGCAGAGGCGGGGCGGTCGGTAAGGGTAATGAAGCCGATGAGCGCCAGCCCAATTGTGATGATTCCTTCGATGGCAAAGATCATGCGCCATGTATGGATGCTTCCGAATCCATCGAGGCGAAGAATGGCAGAGGCCAAGAGACCACCGAAAGCTCCAGCCAAAGGCGACATGACAATGTACAAGCTGAGGCGGAAGGCGAGTTCGGATCGTCGGTACCAGCGGGACAGGTAATAGGCAATGCCTGGCAACATTCCAGCCTCAAAGATGCCGAGAAGGAATCGGACTGCCATGAGCTGTGGGACGGTGTGGACGAAAGCAGTGCCGACTGAGCAGATGCCAAAGAGCAAGGTGGTAAGAGGGAGGAACCATCCGGGCCCCATGACCTTGCAGAGGATGTTGGCGGGAATTTCGAATAGAATGTAGCTGATGTAGAAGACACTGAGTGTTCCATTGTAGTCGTAGCCTGCCATGCCGAGGTCCTTCTCGAGACCTGCAATGCGAGCGTTGCCTAGGGTAGTTGTAAGTCGTTGTCAACATTGTAACGAGCCGAAAAAAACAAACCAATGTTGGCTCTGTCAATGAAGCAGAAGAGGTAAAGCAGAGCGACCGTTGGCACAATCATGAGATCGATCTTTAGCCTAAGCTTTCTCTCTACGGTCGGGTCGTACGCAAGAGACTGCTCGGTGTGCCTGACGATAAGGGGTCAACCAGGTTTCTGGGTAGTAGTGCGCTGTACGTGTCTTACTTTTCCGGGTCAAGCTTCGCGTCGTACGAGGACCTTTGCGCCATCTTGGCGTTGATGTCGTCGATGTTCTCGACGGTGGGCTTATCGTTACTCATGATGAAAGGAAATCGCGGTGCGTCGCTCAGCCGAATGCCTTTGTGAGCGAAATGTCGACTTCGGCGTGGTGTCGAAGAGGTAACCTGGGGTAGGAAAACTCTCGAATCTGGCAGGGGATGAAGGACCCTTTTCAATGTCGAGACGACTGACTCAACAAAACACAGTCTCAAGGGGGCCAGCTGGAAATCCCGTAGGCTGGTCCAGGCTGGCGAGATAGATATCTCATTAGCGACCCTTGTCTTTCCCCCTTGTCCCAGATTGGAGGTGGAGGCGTGGCACCTAGCTACCCCAGACGGGTTATCCCACACACCAAACAACGCGGGGTAGACATCCACAAGAGCGGACGCCTCTTTTCACATCCAATCTGCATCGGGTGCGAGCTCGGGAAACGGCACCAAGCCAGCACCAAGCAACACTTGCAGGACCGCGGCCCATGTTATCGGATCCATTCCACTCCCACATCGGGGGACATGCCAGCCAGTGAGGAAGATGCTCACTCTGATGACGTGGTGAGATGGTAATTTGGGTCTGCTACGACCGTTGCAACGATGCCAGTCTCAGGATTGGCGAACAAGCAACAATGGTGCAAGATTGGCGATGTGATGAGATGGATGTATGTTTACGCGCTGCAGCAGCTGCTTCTTCGAGGTAACTGCAGCAGCAGACACGAATATTTGGCCGAGTCTTGTCTTGCAGCCGTGCCGATAAGCAGATGTCAGAACTGCAGCTTCCCGAATAGAGCATCACATTGCGCCAGCTTCTGTGCCTCTCTCCCTCCAGACCCGTCAACAACGGCTTTGGTCGCAAGCAGCCCTTGTCCAGCCTTCCATGTCGACTAGGCTCAACTCGGCGTAACTGGGGAGGAATACAGATCACGCTCCATTCCCGACACGTTTCGGGAGTCAATATCGGCACTCCTAGTCGGCAACCAGAGCACGAGCTTAGATTACAGGCCGCGGACTTTAGATTCGGGCGTGCATCTGTACGGGAGAGAAAACCACACCGGGCACAAGTTGCAGCTGCCGTTCGTGCGTGCGTGCGTGGGGCGGATGCGAACTAGGTAGCTGGACCTTGTCGAGCATGGGGTTTGAGCGCCGCATCATATATCAGATGCAAGACCTCCGGAGAGCCGATTGGAAGATGTCGCGAGTGGTTGAGTTGGTTTTCCCATGAACGCGCGCGGCTTCATCCGCTATTGCGACGTGCCAACCTTGGAGTCGTGGTGATGGAACTCAAATTGGGGTCCGGCGGAGTCTAGTCGTTGTCTAGTCGTCCGTGGTTGTGAATAGGCTGGGACACCACGTTGCtgtccccctccccctcttgCTTTCGACAGGTCGACCCCCAACTTCCATTTCTCCAACTTTGCTTTTGGTGTTCGGATGCTGTGGCCAGCTGATCTTTGGCTTGTTGAGGCGTTTTGCTGACTTCTGCTTGCAGTGAAGACAGCTCTGAAATCCGGGATATCCGCTGCTCGGAAAGTCCGCCAAAACATGTTCATCCCTGAATCCGCAATAGGTCAATGGATTGTTGAGTATTCCGCTAGCTCGGAATGATCGGTGATATAAGAAGACGCCAACTTCCTCATCGCGACGGCGTGCTTTCCCCATCGGATCTGGATTCATCGACTATCGGAAAGGGGGTTCGGAAGTCCTCTCTGTGC
The window above is part of the Colletotrichum lupini chromosome 9, complete sequence genome. Proteins encoded here:
- a CDS encoding major facilitator superfamily transporter codes for the protein MSNDKPTVENIDDINAKMAQRSSYDAKLDPEKHTEQSLAYDPTVERKLRLKIDLMIVPTVALLYLFCFIDRANIGNARIAGLEKDLGMAGYDYNGTLSVFYISYILFEIPANILCKVMGPGWFLPLTTLLFGICSVGTAFVHTVPQLMAVRFLLGIFEAGMLPGIAYYLSRWYRRSELAFRLSLYIVMSPLAGAFGGLLASAILRLDGFGSIHTWRMIFAIEGIITIGLALIGFITLTDRPASARWLTEAEKDLAETRVRSERVGQTQVLDKMDTKKLRRGIFAPVTLATSFVFLLNNVTVQGLAFFLPTIVRGIYPTATVQRQQLFTVPPYVVGAFFTVLLPLLSWRLDRRQIFFMMSAPLAMIGYIMFLASKDLSVRYGATFLITSAVFALGALTNAQVAANVVSDTARSAAIGTNVMFGNVGGLISTWAFLPWDAPNYPIGNGLNLATCSMILITSTLTLFWMKRDNRRREARNVEAELQGLSRQEESDLDWKHPAFSHTMRQTHSSYGQLALWGTLLTDTPLVFPESEFTMSLFVSSTDIQNKDFQRDPTFKSRQTRLPVLGPSIEMMLPHLGVGGFLLILFLFLFFSPSSPFQRHQLELALATPNGTEPPDFGREELESRFNSVMTLFLSEAPRSHVEKAAAALLLEPRLDSRKQSVLHSLLIDSPEGYVEHAEEALRHANLVMLAMSILHPGMSDDAQPLITILEMSLEKARRCKAIIDRAVKEKVVDTEVMMDLLAHEGELQLFLKRYIAAMDAARGPPRTAPKDDVSLDGAPAYDPETSLLLSRLSARLRFAKEATEPASEDPDPEDAATPENTTSKVQETSGNIPDAAIKPELI